In the genome of Caldalkalibacillus uzonensis, the window GTCACCTTCTTTACTATACGACTAAATGTACCCATGGTACAATATAATAGAACATTTGTTCAGGAAGGTGGAGAAAGAGATGAAACCGATTATTACCGTGCAGGTGCAGGCCTTTCTGAATCAGTACAAAAATAAGGACTTATTTCTCCATTTGGAGACCACTAGCGGTACATATGCCGCTCAACAATATGAAAAGCGAGTGGTACCAGGGGCTTATATCCGTAACGGACTGATCCGGTATCAGCAAGGAAAAATTAAGGGGAACGGCCCATACCGGGTAGGATTAAAGATGAAGCTGGGCTGGATCTATGCCGAAGGTCTAACTCACTTCGAGATTAACCACCAGGGACGTTTACTGCTTGCCGGCTACGATTCTGTGGGAAACCTGACTGTTGCTCTGCAATTGAGCGAAGAACCGTTTGAATTGTGATTTTTGGAAGGGAGGTCTAGTTTTGGCCCAAGGTGAATTACATAAGGAACGTCATGTGGCTGTCATTTTCCCACACCCTGATGATGAGTCCTTTGTGGCTGCCGGAACCATTGCTTTACTGAGCCAAAATGGCATACCTATCACTTATATTT includes:
- a CDS encoding YojF family protein, with amino-acid sequence MKPIITVQVQAFLNQYKNKDLFLHLETTSGTYAAQQYEKRVVPGAYIRNGLIRYQQGKIKGNGPYRVGLKMKLGWIYAEGLTHFEINHQGRLLLAGYDSVGNLTVALQLSEEPFEL